The Lolium rigidum isolate FL_2022 chromosome 1, APGP_CSIRO_Lrig_0.1, whole genome shotgun sequence region CTTATatctttttgaaaagtcaaaccaagtaaaatttGATCGAACTTTTAGATTAATCAATctgcaaatatgatattttgtagataccatatcaaaatatatttcattatgtatctaataatattgattttgtatttcatatgttaataatttttggtaaaaacttaatTAAACTTGATATAGTTTGACTTTATAAAAATAATAGTATAAGTTTTAAGTTTTGGGATAGGGGTAGTATTAAGTTAATCGAATTGAAAAATGTATGAGTATGTAAATGACCTATAAACCGGACCGAAGGGGCTATATATTGGATGCTTGTCTTGTCCGTCGATACTGAGATTTACAAAGTCCGACAATAAATGTGGCTAGCCCACAAACCGGATTGCCAATGCCAGTCCCAATCCGAAATCCCTCCCTGGAGTTCGACCGCGCGAGCGGTTACTCcgcgggaagcgctcgcgcgcgaatcaattctcttttcttttttgtatagTTTTTTACGACAATAAATATTGCACATGTAATTCGCTGGAGCAAGTCCATTCCTTTTTTTGGTCTGTTAATCCTGCATGTTTAATTTCATATAGTAATTTCGCGCATTTAATTGGCACATTTAATTCCGTCCGGTCAATtcccttttttttttggcaatgtCCTGTTTTGTCGCTCGTTATTTTCTTTTTTTAGCGGGGATTCCTTTTATTTTTTCAATTTCCTTTTGACAATTtcctttattttctattttttcaattATCTTTACTCAATTCcctttctatttctattttttcTACTTTTGTATATAAATTCATGTTATTTGGTCTAATTTTTTAAATTTCCACTTGCGACTCAAATGAACTATCACTTGCAACTTAAATAAACTACTACTTTGCACTCAAATAAATACTTTTCGAAATGATAATTTTTcaaatttaccgttgataaataacaggcagAGGAGTTGATAAATCTGAGAGCTAAAAATTTCCTAAAAATATTATAAATATAATTAGCTTTTCGGGGTGATAAATTTGCATTTTTACCATTGCTAAATAACTAACAAAGgttttgataaattgtgagctaaaaatgttccaaaaataatctaaataaaattagcttttacCGTCGATAACTTTTCAAATTTTCCATTAAGAAATAACGGGCGGATggattgataaattgtgagctaaactgTTTCtagaatattctaaatgaaattaacttttcgagttgataactcttcacattttcCGTTGCTAAATAACTaacaggggttgataaattgtgaggtaaaatgtttctaaaatattctaaataaaattaacttttcggTTTGATAACTCTTCCCATTTACCATTGCTAATTAAATaacagaggggttgataaattttgaGTTAAAAATGTGCCCAAAATTATTCTAAGTAAAATTAGCTTTTCCGGCCGATCACTTTTCACATTCACTCttgataaataatgggcagaGCGGTTGATAAATTGCGAGCTAAAAATGTTCCCAAAATATTTTTATTGAAATTAATTTTTCagtcgataacttttcacatttactatTGATAAATAATTGGTGGAGGGACTGATAAATAATTGGTAGGGGGATTGATAAATTTTGGAGATAAAAATGTCCCAaagatattctaaataaaattagctttttggGTCAATAAcgttttatatttaccgttgataaataatgggcagaGCGGTTGACAAATTGTGAGATAAAAATATTCCCATAATATTCTAAGTTAAATTAGTTTTCGgttgataacttttcacattgaccgttgataaataattggTGGAGGGGTTGATAAATGTGGGAGCTAGTTTTAAAGATATTGTTTTGACCGATTTATTGGTAAAACGAATTTTAAATCAAAGttattttaaaataaaatgttttatattTTAATTAGAACATATTTACTCCGACATAATTAATTTCCGTCTAATATTGCATGCATGGTCTGCATCACATCCGGTTCATTTGTTACGTTTTTTTAGTTTTGACCAAGTTCTTGAATTAGTATTCCTAGGCTGTTGTATTGGTACAAAATATGTCTGTCTCCTGTTATGACACTAGATGATTGGTGGGTCAGCTGGTCAATTGCGAACTGCGAGGTCGTGGGTTCGACTCCCCCCAGGTATTATTTTTGGAAAGTGTTGGCCGTCCTCCTAATTGTAGCAAATTTTTTTCATATGTTGCGAATCATCGGAGACATGAACGGATTTGCCTTCGGCATCAACGCTGTCAAGGTTGAAGCAACTTCATCTGCCCAAGGCAGCAACGTCCTGAACTACTAGTACCAACGCCGGACGCCTAAGGTAGCAAAGAAGACCTCTGCTAGTAGCAAAAAAGTTGTACTCCGTCGGTAGCAACGCCGAAGGCCTAAATTAGCAAAACCAGCCTCCGCCGGTAGCAACACCGAAGGCCAGAGCCAGCAAACTTCCGAAGACATGCGGTGCCGGCGCATGGCGCCTGGGAGTGCTGAAGAGGTGGTTCCTGGGGGAAGGGCCGATCATGGAGCTCGCGGTCGTCCCTGACCATCCAAGCGGCCGCGGCGCTGTGGTGAGAGGACAACCGACGGAGGTGCTCCACCGGGAAGGTGTAGGGGGCTAGGGTTAGAGGACAATGGCGGCGCTCCTTAgggggtgacggtggcggtgctcCTTGGGGAACAACGGCGGCAGCGCTCCGTGGGGGATGGAGGCGGCGATTCGTGGAGATGGGTGCTGAGGGAGAGGTGAGAGTGGAGGGGATGGAGGGTACTGGATCATGGCATTGGCCGCATCTTGCTGTCCCGCGCGAGGCCGGCGGAGTTCTCCGGCCAGCAGGTGGCGTGCGGGTGTGGCGATGGGAGATGGTGAACGAGAGGTTGGAGACGATGGCCCCAAGCAGATAAGGTTGACTCTTCATCTCTCCACTTTTGCGGGCCGGTGGGAAAGTATGGGCCGCACGATGGAGTCCATCCAATGGACGCGCGTCCAGAGGCTGCAAGGTCGAGATCCCCGGGGGGATTGGATCGTTTTCCATGATTTTTACAGCAATCTAGCGCGTACTTTCCGAAAGTGgaaactatttcaaaatttctattcTTGAAAACGCGGGGCTGTCGGAAATTGACCGTTCGAAACGGATCAACCAGAATCATCTAGATTACAGATTTCATAACTGCCGGCGGTCGATCGCTAGCTAGGATGTCCGTCCCAATCACGTTTAGTCACCGGCCGAGAGAATGCTAGCTATCGGCCCAGCCTGTAATATTCCTTCATTTTATATCCAACTCCAGGCGGTACGACCCAGCCTGTAATATTCCTTCATTTTATATCCAACTCCAGGTGGTACGTATCATGTCGCTTTTCGGTTAACAAGTGCTTATCGGCGCTGACCCCAGTACATTAACGCTGTTCGTTGGACGCCCGATTCAAAATCTATTTAAGCGGGTGACAGGGAGATAGACGCACGCGTCCAATTTTGAACTGTTGTTCGAATGTGATTGGACATTTGGACTACTAGTTTGATACAGATTATCTTCAGGAATAATTAGTTTGACCTCGACGTACGCAACTTGCGATGTAGTGCCGTCCTTACAACTCTATCACTTGAAGTTCGATATTAGTACCTTTCGAAATAGCCCGAGCTGATTCCATGGGCCAACCTATACAGCAATACAGATGAGCCAAACCCTGAGTTAACGAGAATGAGTGGTGGTTTCTCTTGACGTGCAAAACCAAAATAGGATTTGGACGGTGGATCGCTTAGCAAAGCGGGATAGCTAAATTATGGCATATGCCTATTATGCAATCAATGCATGCAGTCCGTTGACCACCTCTTCGACAAGATTACGAAGCAAGCAAGATTATGGGTGTTAGAAGGTGCAAAAAATTAGAGCCATTTGATACCGGGAGAGCAATCTAGCTTGTAATAAATCACAACCATTTACTTTCTTGTAAAAAAAATTCTTAATCAAAAGATCAGGGCAAATCTTTTGCCCAcgtttcaaaaaataaatgtTGTGAGTGCTTGAGCAGTTCAGATTAAAGGAGTGACTAGTGCTAAGGCGAGAATGACCTTAATTCTTAGTCAGTTCGATGATAGTGGAGTCTCATTTCCAACCATGCATGTACAAGTCGTAATCTCAATTGCTGTCATAGAGGCAACAGAGAAAATATCGGTTGCAAGCAATGTTCTAACATATGGCTAGCTCCGCAATCCAACGACTTATGAGCGGACTAAGAATTAACCCTTTTGCTAGTTCTAGATTGACAAAAAAACAAGTTAGTTCTAGGTCAACTATATAACCGTTAGATTTTCATTGAGAttttttttgcatgcatgtatgtgtgaAATTACAATTTTTTGTTAAATCGAAGCAAAGTCTTGCGACCATGCTCTGCTAGCTACCGTGATGGTCTCCCACGCCACCGCCACGCCGGCCGCCACTGTGTaccttgccccccccccccccactccaCCCATTGCCTTCTCTTCCTCCACCCCCCTCTCCCCAGCCACCATACCCCCTTTTCCTCCACTCTACTAGTAGAAAAATGCTACAGGGGCAGGCCCACTAGTAGCGGGCACGATTTTTAGCGCCCGCCACTCCCTTCCCCTTGCTCGATCTAGATCCAACCCCATTGCACTTGTTTCCTACTGCACCCATCGAAGGTGCTGGAGCTCATCTCCCTCCATCCCCGCTCTGAGGTCCTCCTGCGCCTCACCGTGCTTAGATCCCACCTAACTTCACGCTGAAGCTCGTCACCGATGCCTACTCGGTCTCCAAAGAAGGAGACCGTACCCTCTCCGCCTTCAAGCGGAGGACCTTCGGCCTTTGTGTCAGTTGCTTGGCGCCGAACACTTTATTGTCGACTGTCGTTGCTCTGTTCGGTGCCTAGGATGTCGCCTCGGGTACCATGGGCGGGACTGCAAGGAGCGCTTTTCTGATGGCCATGGACGCTCACCTCCCAACACCTCCATGCCGTGCAAGCTAAATGCCAGCTTTCAAAGCGCCCCCTGTAGTGGCTCGCCTCCGATACATGTTCGCTCCCGAGCATTGGTTGTTGCTCATCTAGGCGACTCTGTGGCTGTTTCGGGTGAACTTGTGGCTGAAATAAGGTTGTTGCAGCCTTTCCTTGCTGCCCAGGTGGAGGCGCTAAGCGCTGAGTTGCAGACCATGTCCTCCGCTTGATTAGAGGAGGTATTCTGGCCTCTTCGCAACTTGGTCGCCGTTATGCACGATTGGAGTGATTAGGTCTAAAGCCTCTAGGAGCTGATGGAAGCGCTAAGTGGAAGCCTTGCTCTTTGGCACCAGACAAGCATGATGAATTTGCTTCTCCTGTTGTGCTAGTGGTAAGGATTCAGGTGCGACCGTTGTGGCTGGCTCCTCATCCGAAATGTGTAGTGTGGTGTCCACGGATGATCCTTCTGATTTGGCATTTGTCCTGCCTGACATGGTGCTTCAAGGCGTGGAGGAGCAAGCCAGGGGGACAACACCTTGCTCAACGCACCAATTCTTGGGCAGATCAAAGGTTTCTGAGTCCGACGCTTCATATGGTGTAAGTGTTCTCTTGAGCAGTTTCAGTTGCACGATGATGCGCTCCTTGCTCAACGCACCGATTCTTGGGCAGATCGAAGTTTACTCCATTTGTGTCGTGAGGCGTAGTGGACATTTGGATGTGAAGAAAAACAATGCACCATCCCGATTGTCAAGCGCGCTGAATATAGGTTGGCAGAGTCTTTCAGAGAGCTACGAAAGGGTTTGATCCAAAAGAAAGGCTCCGAGAAAGATGTGCAAGAGAAGATGAAGTTTTATTTACGGTTGTGCAAGAAGCATGCCTCGCCTATGGTTACCATATGAGTTCGTCAGATGGTACATGTTAATGTTTAGTCACCATCTTCTTAAGGTTAGGCGCAAGTACTCTTCATGGTGCGATAGTGCTCTTGAGGTAGCGACAATAGGCTTGGTTGGGTAAGAGTTGTTTCCGATAGTCTTGGGCCTAGGGACACCTATATATGGCTCGGACAATGTTACCTAATTTGCTAGTTAGGTGTGTGGTTTTCGTTGGTTTTCTTGATTAACTTTGTATGATTTTCGGGTAAGGTTTCTCTTATTAATTAACTGGACCAAGTTTACTTTTTTATAATACAATGGGGGAGTTCCCCACCCTCTGGCAAGGTTTCGTAAAAAGACATATTATTGTTGTAGTTACACGTAAAATTAAGTGACACTATCTGACCGTGAATTAATTTAGTTCTAGGTGGACCGATAACTAGCTAGCCATGTCCAAGAATTGAACTAATTTCTGATCAACCGAGAATTACCAAAACAGTTTAAACGCTGCGTTTTTTCGTTATCCAGGCAGCACTCGGTTCACGAAATTTCGTCTCAAGAGAGACCCATGCAGCATAGCCGTGTAAGCGTGTACTTATCTCTATAAAGGTGACGTGCATATATAACGACATGTCGCTCGATTGCACGTATTGGCACTACCAATTGCCACTAGTATAGTATACATGATGCTAACTAACACATGCAATAATTCAGACCACAAGGCAGCACTTGCGCATGCTGATTGCTCCGTTAGCATCCTGCCAAGCCGTGGCTCGTGCCGGGAACGATATTTGGTCAACCAAATCCAGCTGCGGCTGCAGAGTTTGGCCAAGAACTTTGTACTATATCGTGCGTGCATGACCTGAACGGCGCGCAAGCCCATGCAGGCGCACGCTACCTAGCCGAGCCTAGCGCAGTCAGCGTGGGCACGACCTCGAGCAGAGCACTATAAATTGGATGCCGCCATGTGCATATCGCCTCATCCAACTCACAAAGCATCGTGTAGTGTTCTCTGCACATTAGGTCGATCGAAGCAATGGCTGTCTTCACCAGGCCGGCCTTCCTTGGCCTCGCCGTCGTCATCCTCTCTGTTCTCGCCGGCGCGGCGAACGCGCAGCTCTCGCCCAACTTCTACTCCACGTCCTGCCCTGGGCTTGCCGGCATCGTGCGGTCGGGGATGGCGTCGGCCGTGCAGACGGAGAAGCGGATGGCTGCCTCCATTGTTCGCCTCTTCTTCCACGATTGCTTCGTCAATGTAAGATTGCTATGTTGTTGATTTAGTACCATGATAGAACTAATATGGAATGGAGGGCGTGCAGATCAATGACGTTTCTCTTTATCTTATCTCGGTAGGGATGCGATGGCTCGATTCTGCTCGATGatacgtcgaccttcaccggggaGAAGAATGCCGGACCGAACGCGAACTCGGCCCGTGGTTATGAggtgatcgacgccatcaagaccCAAGTCGAGGCGGCCTGCAAGGCCACcgtctcctgcgccgacatcCTCGCGCTTGCCGCTCGTGATGGAGTTAACCTGGTCAGTATTAGCACAGCCTCCTGGCGTCAACGGGGCGCTGACCCATGATAAAACTCATGGTTCTGCACTTTTTACTAACCACGTATGGCTGACTCAGCTACAACCGTTTTGTGTTTGCAGGTCGGAGGCCCCACCTGGAACGTGCCGCTGGGGCGTAAGGACTCGCGCACGGCCAGCCAGAGCGCGGCCAACTCCAACCTCCCAGGCCCCGGCTCCAGCCTCGCCACCCTCATCTCCATGTTCGGGAACAAGAACCTCTCGCCGCAGGACATGACGGCGCTCTCCGGCGCGCACACCATCGGGCGCTCGCAGTGCCAGTTCTTCCGCAACCGCATCTACACCGAGACCAACATCAACGCCAGCTTTGCCACGCTGCGACAGGGGACGTGCCCGCGCTCCGGCGGCGACAGCAACCTCGCGCCCTTCGACGTGCGAACCGCCGACGGCTTCGACAACGCCTACTACCAGAACCTGGTTGAGCAGCGCGGCCTGCTGCACTCTGACCAGGAGCTCTTCAACGGCGGCTCGCAGGACGCGCTGGTGAGGCAGTACAGCAACACCCCCAGCAGGTTCTCCGCCGACTTCGCGACAGCCATGGTGAAGATGGGCAACCTGCTACCGACGTCCGGGACGCAGGAGATCAGGTTAAACTGCAGGAAGCCCAACTAAGGACAAGCGAAGTTTGGAAATGATATCCGGTTATATATGCTATAAATGCACGAAGTGTGCCAATAAATTTCTTGGAAATACAGGTATATTGGTTCAGGTTCTCGGGTAATCAGTGTATGGAAGAATATATGAAGAACGAGATGTACAAACACTCGTTTGCTTAAGTTGTCCGGGGCAAAATTTCAAACTGCAATCAAATCATCAATACAGAGAAAAATGATAATATGATACATACAGTATTCTGTTTGTTATGGTGGTTGACTGCTGATTGCCTTGCTCGTAAGCACAGCTCACATTAATTATTGATACGTACTTCTTTTTTTCTTGAACTTAAAATAGAACCGGCAAAACAGCCACCATTTCTTGTGTTTGGTCGAGGCAAATAAGGAACAAAAATTTACAATATCCCATCAACAAGTTTAACTGACACCGGAGACATGACGATCAGACTGACATCCATCCTCAAAATTTTCATCCTCTGCAAAAGTTTCAGAAGATGTGATACCGCCACTAATGTGCGTGTTCTATGAATTGTGTGGTTGTTGATTGATTGGCTGGTCTGTGAGCTGTGATTTAAGGCAAACACCTCTTCAACGGAATatatacactggtggaaaaaggggctttggtcgcggttggcaactgccattagtcgcggtggcgtaaccgcgaccaaagtagcgcgactaaaggccccccctttagtcgcggttccttacgaaccgcgactaaaggcccgtccacgtgggccgcaggcgaagcgccggggcggaggacctttagtcgcggttcttccggccaaccgcgactaaaggcctccgcagggtttagggtttagccccctccccctaaatctggtttctttttaatttgtattattttatttcttttgggttttaattttgaaggagtttcacatattctacggtactgtatacatacatgcatatgaatgtacaatttcaaacaaatttgaaattagaaccaaaaagaattcaagaggaatatacaatatatattcaatatcggatgaccatatacaatatatattcaatatcggatgaccatatacaattttgaacaagttagttccaaattcggtgcatataaagttctacgtcatcgtaatagtgttctcctctaggatcgatgacttccctcgccaaccatccagctagttcctcttgaagtggtcggaagcgagcttcggactaagcgtcttccggaggttattcctcgagatgttgttctcacagttccggtcccgctcattgcggtatctccggatcctctcacaaacatagtatccacatagattggtccccggtggctgagtatccccgatcGTCCGcaccgccattttaaaatgtagctcttttttgaattcaccgaccttggtatctacgaaccgtctccaaaccctacgaggcaaagaaaattaaataaacaagagagttattaattagttacttgatattaggaaatgatgaacgaaataggccgatcgatatagagcgcaaatgaatgaaaataattacttttgcatcatttttctcatgtcgccccaaagcgccggatccatattcggagagtcgtggacgagaaccgaggaggtccgaactttaattaccataagaatccgagtggaacctgcggacacgatacatgcacagtcatgcataactcatcgattagccacataccatgcatggagtaaacaaaagagaatgtgctcaagacgtaaacactcacccaaaatggtaaggaaatagaatatcacttttctcgttgctgttttctaataaaccgccacaggtcatcctccacgtcggcggggtggtgttctaacacatatgaattaacgatgtgtgggtcaatgaacccaacatcatggatgttccttattcgcatttcccgcttcttcattctgcataatatatagcgtacacaacaggatagttaggacaatatatatatatatatataggataaatacttcctactcctgagtgtaactacacccacatctcatatactaccatgcggaagtatataacatactttattggtttgagtataTTCGTACAATATATCTAAGATACtacataccaactttggtgaaaaaaaattaaatacacccctagtttgcactatatatacaaaatacatgcatatttatacgtaacgaaatagtgtacgtaaaaagtgtacatactacctgcaaagtagtatatatactaccaaaatattcttatatacttcatactacatgtatatactcttcggtatgatagatactacctagattgtgtgaaacacacgtgggagtaactacacccgggtgtagcatgaatatgtcctatatatatatatatatatgggaaatagcCACCTAACATGGTGCATAGCTACACACGGCCATCCAACCATTGGATCTGCCCTATAGAACGTTTCCACCATTCATCTGACTTAACGCCGTTGGGCGAACTTTTTCCCTCTCCACCTTAACCCCGCGCTCCCTCTAATAAATTAAGAAAAAAATCAGCTCAGGATCCCCAGTTCCCCAGCACCACTCTCCTATTTCCCTCCCCAACCACGACCTCCATCGTTGGCATCGTCGAGCGCCCCCGCCGCCGTCAGCCACCACCTGGAATCCCACCGCACGATCGGCGATGCGATCAGTCCGCCCCAATCTACCATCGCCGACGGGGCACTGTGCCGGGCGCCCCATCCCCCGTCCGCTTCCTTCCCGGCGCCAGGTTGCGTCGCAGCTCCGCCTCCTTCCCATGCGGCCAGGGTCCACGACGTCAAGGCAGATCCGTGCCGCCCTCCGTACCATCTTGGAGCAGCTCCAACCCCCACCGCCCAAACCACCTACCACCGTGCCTACCACGGCCGGCGCGCCgagcggagctggaggcgggcTAGTGCGCCCCCAAATCCCGCATCATGTCTATCGTGGACTTTGGCGTCGCCGGTATCCTTCCACCGCGCCGGCCCGCACTTCCCACCACGCCGCCCCAAGATTGGTCGCATGATTTTTCTCCAACTCTTTTTTTTTCAATCTGGAGCTTGTTGTGCTCCTGACCAGATCCCATGTTCGAGACGCCAAGAGGGGGTGGGCAGATGCTCAACCGCGCCGTACCGCCTCCATGGGCACGGGTCTGCGGCCATCACCGGGCTGCCCGTGACCTCCGCAGCATCCTCCTCGAGCATGCCATGGACCACTACGGAAGATGACCAGGAGGGGCTCGGCTGACGGTCAACTGCGCCGTCCCGCCTCCATGGGCACAGGTCTGCGGCAATCGCCGGGCCGCCTGCGACCTCCGCACCGTCCTCCTCGAGCATGCCACGGACCACTGTGGAAGATGACCAGGAAGGGGCTCGGCACAGGGGTGGGATTCACgtcttcgatttttttttttttggcggaTGCGTGTTCCAGTTCGTGCTTTTTTTGCGGTCTCCGAATCTGGTCAGGATTGCGTTGCAGACTATTTGGAGATCGTTGTCGATGGACTATTTTTTAGACCCCACGTTTTGTGCAATTGAATGAAAGATCAATGTTGCAGATCTATTTCTTCAGGCTGAATAATTTCTTTTCCGATCTGAAATTTGCATAGGAGTATCATGTTCTCCTGGTCTGGTGCTCAATGAATTAACGACGGGAATCTTTCTGTCGATCCTCAGctaattcgtgatctaaaattgcGATTTGGTTCGGACTTGTCCAAAGATTTACTCTATTTTTCCGTTTGTAAAATCGGCAGTCTCTTGGAGAAACAGAATTAGCCTGTCCTCAAAGTTCATCCATGTGGTGATTATTTTTTGGGTTTTCCTTGATTAGTAGCCGTTTGGATTTCGGAGTTGCTGTCTGATCCGGTAAGATCTAGGCTCGACCCTTTATTTTACTCTGGGAATAGATTAGAAAAGTAACAGGTCCCTCAAAAAATCACAGCTACTAGTATGTACTGTATGTGAATCGCCACATTCTCAGCCTTTTTCTTGAGCTAGCTATTATCTTCAGTAGTACTGTTCTGATCCCTGACGGTGACGCTAGCTATTTGGCTTTAGGATTTGTGCTATAAAATGTCAACTTCTCCGCTAATTACTCCGCTGTTAAatttctctcttttattttcATGGCCAAATGGGAAGCAACCGCTGGATAACCCATGCATGCCCGCTAATTACTCCACTTAATGTTCCCTACTAAATATTCTCTCTCCCTAATTATTCCGCGCAAGGTTAATTATTGTGAAAGCCATCTAAAATAATTAACTATTGTTAATATTAATGATGTCGGCATACCGCACAATaatttttat contains the following coding sequences:
- the LOC124683622 gene encoding peroxidase P7-like, giving the protein MAVFTRPAFLGLAVVILSVLAGAANAQLSPNFYSTSCPGLAGIVRSGMASAVQTEKRMAASIVRLFFHDCFVNGCDGSILLDDTSTFTGEKNAGPNANSARGYEVIDAIKTQVEAACKATVSCADILALAARDGVNLVGGPTWNVPLGRKDSRTASQSAANSNLPGPGSSLATLISMFGNKNLSPQDMTALSGAHTIGRSQCQFFRNRIYTETNINASFATLRQGTCPRSGGDSNLAPFDVRTADGFDNAYYQNLVEQRGLLHSDQELFNGGSQDALVRQYSNTPSRFSADFATAMVKMGNLLPTSGTQEIRLNCRKPN